DNA sequence from the Streptomyces tsukubensis genome:
TCACGGGCCACGGGATCAACACCTCGTTCCACTCCGGTCTGGTCGTCCCGCACTACGACGCCCCGCACGCGACGACGGTGATGCAGCCGGGGATGACGTTCACCATCGAGCCGATGCTGACGCTGGGGACGCACGAGTACGACCTCTGGGAAGACGGCTGGACCGTGGTGACCAAGGACCGGAAGCGGACGGCGCAGTTCGAGCACACGCTGGTGGTCACGGAGACCGGGGCGGACATCCTCACCCTGCCCTGAGCGGTCCGGAACAGGGAGTCACCGGGCGCCCCGGCAGCGACGGATTTACCGACAGGGCGTCGGGAAGGTATTGACTTAGGTAAGCCTAAGTAGGGAGAATCGAACTGGCAACAGGCACATCCGAACGATGGCGGTTTGTCCTGCCGTCGGCTGTTTGTGCCCTGTGCCGCACTTCTTCCCCATGCCTCCCGGAGGACCGCTTTGGACACCACCGCAGCCACCCCCGGCACGCCCTTCTCCCAGCTGCTCCGCTCCACCACGCACGACAAGCACGACGAGGCGAACGCCTCCCCCTTCATCGGCCGGCTGCTGGGGGGCGGGCTGGGGATCGGCGCGTACGCCCACTACACCGAGCAGCTCTGGTACGTCTACCGGGCGCTGGAGAAGGCCGGTGAGGCGCTGCGGAACGACCCCGTCGCGGGTCCCTTCGTCCGGGACGAGCTGCTGCGCACGGCGGAACTGGAGCGCGATCTGACGTTTCTGCGGGGCGAGGGCTGGCGCGACGGTGTCACGCCGCTGCCCGCCACCGCGGCGTACGTCGCCCGGGTCGAGGAGTGCGCCCGCACCTGGCCCGCCGGGTTCGTCGCACACCACTACACCCGCTATCTGGGCGATCTCTCCGGCGGCCAGGTCATCCGGGACCAGGCGGAGAAGACCTGGGGCTTCCCCCGCAAGGGCGACGGCGTGCGGT
Encoded proteins:
- a CDS encoding biliverdin-producing heme oxygenase, encoding MDTTAATPGTPFSQLLRSTTHDKHDEANASPFIGRLLGGGLGIGAYAHYTEQLWYVYRALEKAGEALRNDPVAGPFVRDELLRTAELERDLTFLRGEGWRDGVTPLPATAAYVARVEECARTWPAGFVAHHYTRYLGDLSGGQVIRDQAEKTWGFPRKGDGVRFYVFERISNPAAFKRTYRELLDTVNADDLEKQRIVEECRRAFDFNSAVFWELNEAYPVSA